From Synoicihabitans lomoniglobus, the proteins below share one genomic window:
- a CDS encoding AAA family ATPase produces the protein MILHAIELHHVGRFRESVRLGPFAPGLNVLSAPNESGKSTSLHAAARALFDRHTTKGEELKSLQPVGTDLAPRIAVEFETAAGRFRIEKTFLQKPTSELRAWQSASWQLIAESDQADQRVQALLHSSLPGRGATKSEHWGFLGFLWARQGEPAVWPGFNDEGVGQNIRAQLVQLELDPVIERLRERLAATFGSILTATGQPRTGGPLRTAEDDLTRLDEELTQLHATRTKLEDALVRYQQAASGVTQLAKEHAERTAAAATLHESAQAAERLSAELKTHQHALLTAQEKLDTVAADATKLAHLRQLTAEAQTAITAAEHTAATATQKRTDLRARLDAMQTERPQRESALQTRRVELQRAQGLLRLRQHTETAAALARQIAKVEATAAELAELKARQAKLPDLTPAQLRKLEDLAEQTRTLTAQLQALGLTVELTPDRDALVAADGKSQNPDPKSQTEIPAGQTTTLRSPQTLDLHLADWGRIVIRSGAQETQNVAKELDTAHTALRNALEKAEVPTLDAAREAVTERRELDTQLKTLGATLASQLGEHDTLADLQDTAASAARRADAQAATLPPTAADHALSQADLEATEARLSAALPAEEKALTAFDREMERIRTEERTATQTEQTADKQLTEQRGSLRTHEAQTADLMGRYADGLDAAKTAAQIAFTQAEARVAAAKAQLPPDYDKLPERNKRAAVSLQQIANELQARRTERDQAKGTLETLGGQGLYSRETELEEKKVEATLRRDAARAQGWTTRIAHDLIEHRKQAATKAVLTPLEQRLTAAFAELSGDPTRQVFLNEQLQIAGIGRTREATHAFDQLSQGAKEQLLLCLRLAVAQELATDEPQVLILDDVLVNTDPVRQERILDVLGAQATHLQILILTCHPDRYRGVGQAVNFTI, from the coding sequence GTGATCCTGCACGCTATCGAGCTGCACCACGTCGGCCGCTTCCGCGAGTCGGTCCGCCTCGGCCCCTTCGCGCCGGGTCTCAACGTGCTCTCGGCCCCCAACGAGTCCGGCAAATCCACCTCGCTCCACGCCGCCGCCCGCGCCCTGTTCGATCGCCACACCACCAAGGGCGAGGAACTCAAATCCCTGCAACCCGTCGGCACCGACCTCGCGCCACGCATCGCCGTCGAGTTCGAGACCGCCGCCGGTCGTTTCCGTATCGAGAAGACTTTTCTGCAAAAGCCCACCAGCGAGCTGCGCGCGTGGCAGTCCGCGTCGTGGCAACTCATCGCCGAGTCCGACCAGGCCGACCAACGCGTGCAGGCGCTCCTGCACTCGTCCCTACCCGGACGCGGTGCCACCAAATCCGAGCACTGGGGCTTTCTCGGCTTCCTCTGGGCCCGCCAAGGCGAACCCGCCGTCTGGCCTGGGTTCAACGACGAAGGGGTGGGGCAGAACATCCGTGCGCAACTCGTGCAACTGGAGCTCGATCCCGTCATCGAACGCCTGCGCGAGCGCCTCGCCGCGACGTTCGGCTCGATCCTGACCGCCACCGGCCAGCCCCGCACCGGCGGCCCACTCCGCACCGCCGAGGATGACCTCACGCGCCTCGACGAGGAACTCACGCAACTTCACGCCACCCGCACGAAATTGGAGGACGCCTTGGTGCGTTACCAACAGGCCGCCTCCGGCGTGACCCAGTTGGCCAAGGAACACGCCGAACGCACCGCCGCCGCCGCGACCCTGCACGAGTCGGCGCAAGCCGCCGAGCGCCTGAGCGCCGAGCTCAAAACCCATCAACACGCCCTGCTCACCGCGCAGGAGAAACTCGACACCGTCGCGGCCGACGCCACCAAACTCGCCCACCTGCGCCAACTCACCGCCGAGGCCCAAACCGCGATCACCGCCGCCGAGCACACCGCCGCCACCGCCACGCAGAAACGCACCGACCTGCGCGCCCGCCTCGACGCCATGCAGACCGAACGCCCCCAGCGCGAATCCGCCCTGCAGACGCGCCGGGTCGAGTTGCAGCGCGCCCAAGGTCTCCTGCGCTTGCGCCAACACACCGAAACCGCCGCCGCGTTGGCGCGACAGATCGCGAAAGTCGAGGCCACCGCCGCCGAGCTCGCCGAGCTAAAAGCCCGCCAGGCCAAGCTGCCCGACCTCACGCCCGCCCAGCTGCGCAAACTGGAAGACCTCGCCGAGCAAACCCGCACCCTGACCGCCCAGCTCCAAGCGCTCGGACTCACCGTCGAACTCACACCCGACCGCGACGCCTTGGTTGCAGCGGACGGGAAATCCCAAAACCCAGATCCCAAATCCCAAACGGAGATTCCAGCCGGCCAGACCACCACCTTGCGCAGTCCGCAAACCCTCGACCTGCACCTCGCCGATTGGGGCCGCATCGTGATTCGGTCCGGCGCTCAGGAAACGCAGAATGTCGCCAAGGAACTCGACACCGCGCACACCGCCCTGCGCAACGCTTTGGAAAAGGCCGAAGTCCCGACTCTCGACGCCGCGCGCGAAGCCGTGACCGAGCGCCGGGAGCTGGACACCCAACTCAAAACCCTCGGCGCCACGCTCGCCTCCCAACTCGGCGAACACGACACCCTCGCGGACCTGCAAGACACCGCCGCCAGCGCCGCGCGCCGAGCCGACGCCCAAGCCGCGACCCTCCCGCCCACCGCCGCCGACCACGCCCTCAGTCAAGCCGACCTCGAAGCGACCGAAGCCCGCCTCAGCGCCGCCCTGCCTGCGGAGGAAAAGGCCCTCACGGCGTTCGACCGCGAGATGGAGCGCATCCGCACCGAAGAACGCACCGCGACGCAGACCGAGCAGACTGCCGACAAACAACTCACGGAACAGCGAGGCAGCCTGCGCACGCACGAAGCGCAAACCGCCGACCTCATGGGCCGCTACGCCGACGGACTCGACGCCGCTAAAACTGCAGCGCAGATCGCCTTCACCCAAGCGGAAGCCCGCGTCGCCGCCGCCAAAGCCCAACTCCCGCCCGACTACGACAAATTGCCCGAGCGCAACAAACGCGCCGCCGTCTCCCTGCAGCAGATTGCTAACGAACTCCAAGCCCGCCGCACCGAACGCGATCAAGCCAAAGGCACGCTCGAAACCCTCGGCGGCCAAGGCCTGTATTCGCGGGAAACGGAACTCGAAGAAAAGAAAGTCGAAGCGACCCTGCGGCGCGACGCCGCGCGCGCCCAAGGTTGGACGACCCGCATCGCGCACGACCTCATCGAGCACCGCAAACAAGCCGCGACCAAGGCCGTGCTCACGCCCCTCGAGCAACGCCTCACGGCGGCCTTTGCGGAACTCTCCGGTGACCCCACGCGCCAAGTATTCCTGAACGAACAACTGCAGATCGCCGGCATCGGCCGCACCCGCGAAGCCACCCACGCCTTCGACCAACTCTCGCAAGGCGCCAAGGAACAACTCCTCCTCTGCCTGCGTCTGGCCGTGGCGCAGGAACTAGCGACGGACGAACCCCAAGTCCTCATCCTCGACGACGTCCTGGTCAACACCGACCCCGTCCGCCAAGAGAGAATCTTAGATGTCCTCGGAGCCCAAGCCACCCACCTCCAAATCCTCATCCTCACCTGCCACCCCGACCGCTACCGCGGAGTAGGGCAAGCGGTAAACTTCACGATATAA
- a CDS encoding T6SS phospholipase effector Tle1-like catalytic domain-containing protein, with protein sequence MSKNLVVCCDGTNNQFGSCNTNVVRLVQVLDRDPARQLVYYDPGLGTLPEPGFWTPVGKWFSKVIGLAFGVGLEGKVARAYMFLMRHYVPGDQIYLYGFSRGAYTVRVLAGVLHQFGLLPSGNENLVPYVMRYTSAVKGLDGKSAAKRSSYWKVAREFRRSFARTITQGQRESRTVKVRFMGLWDTVSSVGWVWEPSRFPHTTKNPGVEIVRHAVALDERRAFYRQNRWTDQPKPGQDVAEWWFPGAHSDVGGGHPEGEGGLWRAPWLWVLWESRRAGLRVRTKAVRQTLKRTPIPQPGWANRPHDSLTWRWWWAEVFPKLRWHATSRRNLPHVNLGRCRHLAAGTLLHASVLRRLRRTDLNYTPANVSPAMIAQVRALKIVPRVSRMARDEGGDAGA encoded by the coding sequence ATGAGTAAAAACCTCGTCGTTTGTTGTGATGGGACGAACAACCAGTTTGGGTCGTGCAATACGAACGTGGTGCGGTTGGTGCAGGTGTTGGATCGCGATCCGGCGCGGCAACTGGTCTATTACGATCCGGGGCTGGGCACGTTGCCGGAGCCGGGTTTTTGGACGCCGGTTGGCAAGTGGTTTTCCAAAGTGATCGGCCTGGCGTTCGGCGTGGGTCTGGAGGGAAAGGTGGCACGGGCTTACATGTTTCTGATGCGGCACTATGTGCCGGGAGATCAAATTTACCTCTATGGGTTCAGTCGCGGGGCCTACACCGTGCGGGTGCTGGCGGGGGTGTTGCATCAGTTCGGGTTGTTGCCGTCGGGGAACGAGAATCTGGTGCCTTACGTGATGCGCTACACGAGCGCGGTGAAGGGGCTGGACGGGAAGTCGGCGGCGAAGCGTAGTTCGTATTGGAAGGTCGCCCGGGAATTTCGGCGAAGCTTTGCCCGCACTATCACCCAGGGGCAGCGGGAGTCGCGCACGGTGAAGGTGCGGTTCATGGGTTTGTGGGATACGGTGTCATCGGTGGGGTGGGTGTGGGAGCCGTCGCGGTTTCCGCACACAACGAAAAATCCGGGCGTTGAGATCGTGCGTCACGCGGTGGCGTTGGATGAGAGGCGTGCGTTTTATCGGCAAAATCGGTGGACGGATCAGCCCAAGCCCGGACAGGACGTGGCGGAGTGGTGGTTTCCGGGGGCGCACAGCGATGTGGGCGGCGGGCACCCGGAAGGCGAGGGCGGGTTGTGGAGGGCACCGTGGTTGTGGGTGCTGTGGGAGTCGCGGCGAGCGGGGCTGCGGGTGCGAACCAAGGCGGTGCGGCAAACGCTCAAGCGCACGCCGATTCCGCAGCCGGGTTGGGCCAACCGTCCGCACGATTCGCTGACCTGGCGTTGGTGGTGGGCGGAGGTGTTTCCCAAGTTGCGGTGGCACGCCACGTCGCGTCGCAATCTCCCGCATGTGAATCTCGGCCGGTGTCGACATCTCGCCGCCGGCACGTTGTTGCACGCGTCGGTGCTGCGGCGTCTACGGCGAACGGACCTCAATTATACGCCGGCAAATGTCTCGCCGGCAATGATCGCACAAGTGCGAGCGTTGAAGATCGTGCCGCGGGTTTCGCGGATGGCGCGGGATGAAGGGGGCGATGCTGGTGCGTGA
- a CDS encoding fatty acid desaturase family protein — protein sequence MHSVVDLVAPTPLVKLDYPGLSRTYPMLKKFRHDPYFLFKYNVLSVVLLAPVSVGIFLTWSSWGEHPYGWGLLLCIAPLCLPSLWSILGSAVILVPVASALGLVEFSMSSWWLIPLGALVGLQSAHLMHNAAHRNLRPLWLNRVVGEICGLQQLMGYPHWAVPHIIHHQFPDDPEKDPHPPETLDFLSFMGQMGQSMGRVVQNNFFDLWGGQKDAQAIWDWTRRTSMASRYARAMFLLVLLGPEAFVLGYMVSKIVNMVWYAHFNYATHRPAGNGETKILNLDHNLYYRFMNATMAGAYYHKNHHAQASLADPRKLNPIPAEPFISYRAEEVVPESEKPTGS from the coding sequence GTGCATTCTGTTGTTGATCTGGTCGCCCCGACTCCGCTGGTGAAGTTGGATTACCCCGGCCTTTCGCGAACATATCCGATGCTTAAAAAATTCCGCCACGACCCCTACTTTCTGTTTAAATACAATGTGCTGAGCGTGGTGCTGCTGGCGCCGGTTTCGGTGGGGATATTCCTGACCTGGTCCTCGTGGGGAGAACATCCCTACGGGTGGGGGCTGTTGCTGTGCATCGCGCCACTTTGTTTGCCGAGCTTGTGGTCGATTCTGGGGAGTGCGGTCATTTTGGTGCCGGTGGCTTCCGCGCTGGGGTTGGTGGAGTTTTCAATGTCGAGTTGGTGGCTGATTCCGCTGGGCGCATTGGTGGGACTGCAGTCGGCGCATTTAATGCACAATGCGGCGCATCGTAATCTGAGACCGCTGTGGTTGAACCGGGTGGTGGGCGAGATTTGCGGATTGCAGCAGTTGATGGGCTACCCCCACTGGGCGGTGCCACACATCATTCACCATCAGTTTCCGGATGATCCGGAGAAGGATCCGCATCCGCCGGAGACGCTCGATTTTCTGTCATTCATGGGACAGATGGGGCAGTCGATGGGGCGGGTGGTGCAAAATAACTTTTTTGATTTGTGGGGCGGGCAGAAGGACGCCCAGGCGATATGGGATTGGACGCGGCGCACGTCGATGGCGTCGCGTTATGCCCGGGCCATGTTTCTGTTGGTGCTGTTGGGGCCGGAGGCGTTTGTGCTGGGCTACATGGTCTCAAAGATCGTGAACATGGTATGGTATGCGCATTTCAACTACGCGACGCACCGACCGGCGGGAAATGGCGAGACGAAGATTCTGAACTTGGATCACAATTTGTATTACCGGTTCATGAACGCGACAATGGCGGGAGCGTATTATCATAAAAACCACCATGCGCAGGCGTCGCTGGCTGACCCGCGCAAGCTGAACCCGATTCCGGCCGAACCGTTCATCTCTTACCGGGCTGAGGAAGTGGTGCCGGAGAGCGAAAAGCCGACCGGTTCCTGA
- a CDS encoding ATP-dependent nuclease, giving the protein MRISKITVENFRSIRRVEIDASAFNVLVGRNNHGKTNLFDAIQWFYTGSGDLAELKNSAAREDDEISVELEFSGVQEGLGQITHADNQTKLRNVLGESDTMRVKRMGSKPKERLIYNPTKDEWKKQPCGTDGPFNNCIPRFEFVEATKNLRDVGNYKSTTPIGKMLGGVLAEILEAEEEYVKFREQFEKLFSSETSSIKQKLKDVSGQVCEHLKKQFPDCADVEFLVQEPAFDELLKNFRTEVDDGVTTTAEEKGDGMQRALMLAIIKTYADQRRDDALGRSFIFFIDEAELHLHPTAQRQLKQALLELADGHDQVFINTHSSVLLTDNYGQQSLFRVAKEAQGETQIGKIDSSPKKHEVIFELLGGSPADILLPANFLIVEGPSEVEFFKHVISRHYSHQVEIHVLAANGDDERQRQQVTAVEDLLATIDRRPIYREKLTILFDKPDTGKEQRFEDFKNGRLHANANDQLFVLPVHGLEDYYPAALRAATQLAHKVKLAEYMGRNITKENFENHMPIMFRALEHCWANAY; this is encoded by the coding sequence ATGAGAATCTCTAAAATCACTGTCGAAAACTTCCGTTCGATCCGTCGAGTTGAAATTGATGCTTCGGCGTTCAATGTGCTCGTTGGGCGAAACAACCACGGAAAGACGAACTTATTTGATGCCATTCAATGGTTTTACACCGGATCAGGCGATCTTGCGGAACTGAAAAATTCAGCGGCTAGAGAGGATGACGAAATTTCAGTCGAGTTGGAATTCTCAGGGGTTCAAGAAGGTCTCGGCCAGATCACCCATGCGGACAATCAAACGAAGCTCCGCAATGTTCTTGGTGAAAGCGATACCATGCGGGTGAAACGTATGGGCTCTAAGCCAAAGGAGCGTCTTATTTACAATCCGACAAAAGACGAATGGAAGAAGCAGCCGTGTGGAACTGATGGGCCTTTTAACAACTGCATCCCTCGTTTCGAGTTCGTTGAAGCGACCAAAAATCTTAGAGATGTTGGGAATTACAAGTCGACGACCCCGATCGGCAAGATGCTTGGCGGAGTTCTCGCTGAGATACTGGAAGCTGAGGAGGAATACGTGAAATTCCGCGAACAGTTTGAGAAACTTTTTTCGTCAGAGACTTCGAGCATCAAGCAGAAGCTCAAGGACGTCAGCGGGCAAGTTTGTGAGCATCTCAAAAAGCAGTTCCCCGATTGCGCTGACGTTGAGTTCCTGGTTCAGGAGCCTGCCTTTGATGAATTGCTCAAAAACTTTCGCACGGAAGTCGATGATGGGGTCACCACCACCGCAGAGGAAAAGGGAGACGGGATGCAACGAGCGCTAATGCTCGCGATCATTAAAACCTACGCTGATCAACGGCGGGATGATGCACTCGGGCGTTCGTTCATATTCTTCATCGATGAGGCAGAGCTTCATCTCCACCCGACGGCGCAAAGGCAGCTCAAGCAAGCCTTGTTGGAACTGGCCGACGGACACGATCAAGTATTCATCAACACGCATTCCTCCGTGCTGTTGACTGACAACTATGGCCAGCAATCCCTGTTTCGCGTTGCCAAGGAAGCGCAGGGTGAGACGCAAATCGGGAAAATCGATTCTTCACCGAAAAAACACGAAGTCATTTTCGAGCTGTTGGGGGGCTCTCCAGCCGACATCTTACTCCCGGCAAATTTCCTGATCGTTGAAGGGCCAAGTGAAGTTGAGTTTTTTAAGCACGTTATTTCCCGCCATTACTCGCATCAGGTTGAGATCCACGTTCTCGCCGCCAACGGAGACGATGAGCGTCAACGCCAGCAGGTAACAGCCGTTGAGGACTTGCTGGCAACCATCGACCGCCGCCCCATCTACCGAGAAAAACTGACAATCCTCTTCGACAAACCGGATACTGGGAAAGAACAGCGATTTGAGGACTTCAAGAACGGTCGTCTTCATGCCAACGCGAATGATCAACTATTCGTTTTGCCGGTGCATGGTCTGGAGGACTACTATCCAGCAGCACTCCGGGCCGCGACGCAGTTGGCACACAAAGTGAAACTCGCCGAATACATGGGGCGCAACATCACCAAAGAAAATTTTGAAAACCACATGCCGATCATGTTCAGGGCTTTGGAGCATTGCTGGGCAAATGCTTATTAG
- a CDS encoding transposase, producing the protein MRTARIKVDAGEGVAVYHVMTRTVNGEHLLDDVAKEVLRKQLWQVADFCGVQVCTFALMSNHFHVLLRVPQKSEVTDAELLRRYAVLYPKPTKYQTAQLDVIRGQLVKDGPEAVTWRSRQVALMGDVSQFMKLLKQRFSVWFNRSHGRYGTLWAERFKSVLVEGKSGVMRTMAAYIDLNPVRAGLVEDPKDYRFCGYAEAVAGNATARRGLDLLFEGGTADNWRSTQSAYRQILFGTAAGPREHGHHIDSEAFERVVAQKGQLPLQAVLRCRVRHFTDGAVLGSKAFVAEQLNHYRRATGRRERTAPRDVPRVTDWGDLCTLRGLRKHPFG; encoded by the coding sequence ATGAGGACGGCACGGATCAAGGTGGATGCGGGGGAGGGCGTGGCGGTTTATCATGTGATGACTCGCACCGTGAATGGGGAGCATTTGCTCGACGACGTGGCCAAGGAGGTTTTGCGGAAACAACTGTGGCAGGTTGCCGATTTTTGCGGGGTGCAGGTGTGCACTTTTGCTCTTATGTCCAACCACTTCCATGTGTTGCTACGAGTGCCGCAGAAGTCGGAAGTTACCGATGCAGAACTGCTTCGGCGATATGCTGTGCTTTATCCGAAGCCGACCAAGTATCAGACGGCGCAGTTGGATGTGATTCGAGGGCAATTGGTCAAGGATGGGCCAGAGGCGGTGACGTGGCGGTCGAGGCAGGTCGCCTTGATGGGGGATGTTTCCCAGTTCATGAAGCTGCTCAAGCAGCGGTTCTCCGTATGGTTCAATCGTTCCCATGGGCGCTATGGCACGTTGTGGGCGGAGCGTTTCAAAAGCGTGTTGGTAGAGGGCAAAAGCGGGGTGATGCGGACCATGGCGGCCTACATTGATTTGAACCCGGTGCGCGCCGGATTGGTCGAGGATCCAAAGGACTACCGGTTCTGCGGTTACGCAGAAGCGGTGGCGGGTAACGCCACGGCTCGACGGGGGCTGGATTTGTTGTTCGAGGGTGGCACCGCTGACAATTGGCGGTCCACGCAGAGCGCTTATCGGCAGATCCTGTTTGGCACGGCCGCGGGGCCGCGGGAACATGGACATCATATTGATTCCGAGGCGTTTGAACGGGTGGTGGCACAAAAAGGCCAACTACCGCTGCAGGCGGTTCTGCGGTGCCGTGTTCGTCACTTCACGGACGGAGCGGTGCTGGGGTCCAAGGCGTTTGTCGCCGAACAGCTGAATCACTATCGGCGGGCGACCGGTCGGCGCGAACGCACCGCGCCGCGTGATGTCCCGCGGGTGACCGACTGGGGCGACTTGTGCACGTTGCGCGGGTTGCGTAAGCATCCCTTTGGTTAG